The stretch of DNA TTTCAAGGCATCTTCGTGTCTCGTTAAATACTTTCCTGCAGAATGCGAGCCGTTAGTATTTAGCTTTGCATGTAGCttaatgttgtttttatgaGTTAAATCTCATTTACAACTGCTACTTTTCATTTTCCTTTCTCGCGAGAAATGTTGTTTAATCAATTATCTGaagaaactttaaaaaaataaaaaaaaattaagtggaGTGGGTTTGCATTATATCATGTATATCCAGATGAATTCAGGTTAATtgtacacacatatatatgcccctcaagtaattttaaagaataaatcTTTGTAATTACTTGAAAAATGAttcaactttattaataattgaattTCAAATATTACATCAAAAATAGTGATTACAACATCAGTCTACTGGTAGTAGGGTCGCAAATGTTCCACTTTCCAGTAGTTCTTTATTAGTGAGCTGTTGAGCCGAGCTAATTTGTAAAGCTCAGTTCCTACTATAGCCTCAATCATATAAGGACCCTCCCAGTTTGGGTTAAATACTCCTGTAGATGCGTCTCTCGTATTTGCAAATACTCGCCTTAGCATTAAGCCACCAACATTGAAAAgcctcttcttcactttcttgttgaagtatcttgtgACTCGGTGTTGGTATGCTACATTAGCGATTTGTGACTCAGTACGCTTTTCTTCAAGTAGATCCAAGGACAATTTAAAAAGTTTTTGGTTTTTTCTTGATTATAGAAATCTCGTCTGTGTTGGCAGCATTACCTACGAGCCAAATGCCAACGAGAATGGAGTATGCCCTAATGTTGTCTTCTCAGTTGTTCTATGAGCCCAAAGTACTTGAGGTAGTTCATCGACCCATCTACCTTTAGCAGCGTCTAACTTCTTTTTGatagtatccttcaaggttttattaacaactTCTACTTGCCCATTTGCTTGAGGCCTGGATACTGACGAGAAGCTCTTAATAATCTTGTTCCTCTTGCAGATCTCAGTGAATAATTCACCATCGAACTGAGTTCCATTAGATACTATCTTAATGGGTATTCCAAACCTACAAATTATGTTCTTAACGACAAAGTCGAGAACTTTTTTGCAGATTATGGATACCAGAGGTTCAGCCCTTGTCCACTTTGTAAAGAAGTCGACAACCATCACTGAATACTTTGCTCCTCATCACCCTGTGGAGAGTGCCCTAGTCAAATCAATGTCCCATATTGCAAATGGGTATGGCGAGGTCATCATCCTCAGTTCCGTTGGTGGTATGTGAGTTATATGTGAAAATCTTTGACACTTATCGCATTTCTTTGACAAATTCGTGTGTGTCATTATTTATCGTTGGCCAATAATATCCTTGTCGAATAATCTTCTTAGTCAAGCTTTGCCAACTCGCATTGTCCCCACAAAAGCCTTCATGAATTTCACTGATGATCTCATTTGCTTATGTGAGAAGAACACACCATAGCAGAGGCATTGAATAGCCCCTTCTATATAATTTTCCTTCTACTTATGTATAGCGAGGCACTATATATAATAGTTTTCGTGCCGTTTTTGTTAGCTGGAAGTTGCCCATTGAGAAGATAGTTGACTATAGGTGTCATCCAGGTAGGCAAGCTATCTATCATCTCGACTTTTTCCTTTCACATATACGTGGCTCGCTTTACAACTCAACTGGTACCAAGTTCAATTCATCCAGTTCATAATGTGAGGCCAATTATCGGCATTAGGGTTTTTTCTCTTGGGATTTGTTCGATTTTGAAATAATCTAACTTTTCCAAGTTTTTCCAAACATTCTCTAGGTACTTTGCCATTTTTAAGCCCTTAGCATTGTATTCCCCTAGGACTTGGTTTACAATAAATTGTGAATCACTATGGCATATAAGATTTTTAACCTTCAACACTTCAGCTATCTTCAAACCAGCGATCAAGGCTTCATTCTCACCCTCATTGTTTGAAGTGTCGAATTGAAATCTTAAGGCATTGTGAAACTTGAAGCCTTTTGGAAAAATTAGTATCACCCCTGCACCCGAGCCATGCTCCTTGGATGCTCCATCCACGTAAAACATCCAAGTATCCGTGTCTCACTGAACAAGAAGATTTTCTTCTAGAGTTATTCCTTCTAATAagaaatctgccaaggcttggcccttgATGGAGGTTCCTGGGTGATAAGTTATGGGGAACTGCCCCAGTTCACttgaccattttatcaatctaCCAGAGGCATttggttttgataaaacttgtcttAGGGTTTTATCAGTTAACACCTTAATCGAATGTGCCTGGAAGTAAGGCCGTAATTTGCGAGTTGCGTGAATTAGAAATAAGGCAAGTTTTTCAAGAGGGGGATACCTCGATTCCGCCCCTATTAACCTCTTACTAACATAGTAAATAGGTTGATGGTGCTTTCCCTCTTCTCGCACTATTTCAGCACTAATCGCATTTTTCGAGACAGCCAAGTAGAGAAGTAGAGTTTCTCCAGTTAATTATTTTGCCAAAACTAGAGGTGTTGACAAATGCCTTTTATGCTCTTAAAGGCCTCCTCAGACTCTTctgtccattcaaactttttgttgcctTGCAATACATTGGAAAATTGTAGGCACTTATCAAAGCCTGGACTTAGAAATGAATCTGTTAAATGCTGCCATTCTTCTTGTTAACGCCTCGACTTCCTTCGGTTTAGTCGGTGATGGCTTATCTATCAAAGCCTTGATCTTCTCAAGATTCGCTTCAATGCCCCTTGCGTTGACAATGAATCCTACAAATTTAACTGATGAAACTCCAAAGGAAAACTTTTTTGGGTTAAGTTTCATATTGTACTTTTTCAATATCTCAAAGCACTACGTGAGGTCTGTTGTGTGACCTTCACTTTTTATCAATTTTACCAACATATCATCGACGTAGACTTCCATATTTCTTCCTATCTGTCTTGCAAATATTTCATTCAATAGTCGCTGATATGTTGCCCCAGCGTTTGTCAAACAAAACGGCATgactttataataataaagtctCATGACTTTATGCGTCCATGATAGACATAATCTCGTATCCAACAGTTGCATCCACTAACTAGTAAATCCTTGGTAGTGGAAAGCAATCCTTTGGACACGCCTTATATAAGTCTGAAAAGTCGATACAAGTTCTCTAAGTTCTATTTTGTTTTATGACGAGAACAGGGTTGGATATCCACGAGGGGTAAGATGCCTCGCGTATAAAGTCGTTAACCAATAACTTGCCCACTTCCTGCTTGAGTGCCCCTTGTCTCTAAGAATCCAAGGGTCGCCTCTTTTGTCTCTTGGCTGGGTAATTTGGGTCGAAATTCAAGTGGTGGCAAATAATCTTAGGGTCAATCCCTATCATATTCGAGTGGCTCCAAGTGAATTGATCCTGGTTTGCCCTCAAAAAACTTATTAGttgttattttagtttttaatccAAGTTTCTCCAAATGAATACACACTTCGTGGGATTTTTTTGATCTAAAATAACTTCTTCTAATTTCTCAATTGGGTTCAATAGATTTCGTTCATCTTAAATCCGAGAATCAAGATCCTCATTCTGCTTCTCGCCTTCTTCAGTCATGACTACCATTAGCTGGTGACTGGCCTTTTTATTCTGCAATGCTATGCGTTAGCATTTGTGAGCCAGCATTTGGTCACCTAGCACCACTCCCACACCTTTCGGTGTCTGAAACCTTAGAGATAAGTACTTAATTGAACTAATTGCCCCAAGTACAATTAATGTTGGTCGACCCAGCAATATTTTGTAGGATAATGCCAGGTCGACAACAAGAAAGTCTCGCATGATAGTGGTGGATAAAGGTGCTTCGCCCACAGTTAATGGGAGCTCAATTATTCTTTGACTGGCGACACTGTCGCCTgtaaatccacatagatttACAATGCAAGGTTTTAACTTTGGTTTTTCTAGTCCCattttctttagtgtatccttatAAAGGATATTCACTGAACTTACGTTGTCCACCAGCACCCTTTTCATCATTTTGTTGGCAAGTTGGATGGTAACTGCTAGTGGGTCAACGTGAGGATACCTCACGTGTTTTGTATCTTCCTCCGCGAACACAATCGGAGGTTCCTCAGTCTTAGCTTTCTTAGAAGGTTTCAGAGTAAAAACAGACTGCTCGTTCTTAACTTCCTTTGCATATCTCTTTTAGGCATTGTTACTTTCTCCAGCAAGATGTGGTCGTCCCGAGATAACCAGAATGTCCTCTCCTTTAAGAGGAGAAGGTTGTAATAGCTAGTTACCTGGGTTATTAGGCGGATTATGCTGGGTTTGTCCATCACCTTGTCTTTTTCACATACTGTCAGAAGTGACCTCGACATATAAGGctttctatctcatctttcaatGGACGACATTCCTCTTTTGTATGCCCAATCTCCTTGTCATACTTACAAAATTTGGTTGCATCTCTCTTATGTCATGcttcttctattttttcttGTCCTTGGTTGATTCCTTGGAGTCATCTTTCCTCTTAGAGCCTCCTAGATTGTCAGCCTTCATCGAGACGGTACTTGTCGAGATAGTGTTGGGTTTACTTCCCGAGCTAGTCTTTAACAACTTCATCTCTTTTCTTGCTTCCTCTTTTTCAACGAACACCTGAGCCCTGTCATTGAACTCACTGATGTTTTTCACTGGGAGACCCTGCAAGTCATCCCACAGCTTGCCTCAAGCAGTTAAGAGATCAGTCGTGCTCCCTACTTGAAGGGCAGTGAGCTGGATACTGTCGTTCAAATTTCTCACTCTCGCAACGGTTGTACTAAAATGACTCAAGTATGCCTTAATTATCTCGCCTGGCTGCTGCTTTTTATTAGTAAGAGAAGACGCTTCGGGTCGCCTGTCTCTTGCTGCATAGAACTGCTTCTTAAATTCTTTAGACAGTTGTTCCAAAGAGGTGATTGAATGATGGGTAAATTTGTTAAACCATCTGCTCGCTGCTCTAACTAGCAAAGTAGGGAATAAAATACAGCGTAAATTATTCGTAATATTGCTAACTTGCATGATAGTATTAAAATTATTGAGATGAGCGACCGGATCCGTAGTCCCATTGTATGGCGAGACTTGGGAGTTTTTGAATCCTTGGTGGAATTCAGCGCTCATAATGTTTAGGTGGAAAGGCTCGGGCTCCTTGTCCGAGTCGTAACCAGGTGGTTTTCCAAATTCCCCATCCTGGTAGCTCCCGAACTTGTCCACCAACTCTATGCTTAGTAATTGGATACGATCCTCTTGCTTTTGATTGAGCTATTGGCGTAAGTAAGGTTTCTTTTGATTTAGTTGATGACGAAGATTCGGTTGTTGTGGATCATAGTTACTTACAGACGTCGTCCTTGAGTAACCCTTGATTCTAGATGTGCCTGTACTCTCTCGATCAGTACTGCAATGAGTTCTATCCCCTCCTCGCATAGATCGACTACAAGTCCTCGTACGTCCAGAACTAGAACTAGCCTCATCACGTACTGGCCTTCTCTTTTGCGAACGGGTTGATACATGCCCCCTGCAGGGATTTGTATGTGCCCCTTCACTGTTAGTTTGAGAAAGATGTTGTCCGTGTCTTTGTGGCAACCCACCTGTCCTAGGTTAAGCTCGAGATCTCTCTCGTTTTCACGAGGGATTTCCTGGTCCCTGGTCCTGGTTCACCTTTTGTGTTTTTTACTTTAAGAAGGCTCCGGTCGGTCATTATTTCCATTCCTTTGGGTTGTGCGTCCTTGGGGTCTTCAAGGCACTTCTTGACGATGTGCCTGGTCATTTGGTTGTTCATCATCAGGGGCATCCTCAGTTTCCCCAGGTGGTTCTTCCTGAGAGTTTTGAGGGTCCCCCTGAGTTGTCTCCTGCCTCCTAGTTCATGTGCCACGAGGTCTGCCTCAGGGCCTCCTCACTCACGAACGAGGTTGGTTTTGAGCATTAATTTCTTGAGCCGCCCTGGTCGTCGATGCCTCCTGTTCCAACTAAGCATTTCGTTGGTTTGCCTCCTCTAAACGTCGCCTGAGTTGGCGATTTTCTAACTCAACCAACGGTACATACCTGGTGGGGTCATAGGTACCCCCACTCCCAGGAGTACCGCCACAATCATTGTTGCGTACTGCATTCCCAGTTTTTGGGTTTTGGCCACCTTCTGGTTAGCTTGTCCTTGAACGTGTTGATCATGTAGATCAAGTTGTCCGTGAGTTGGGAGGCCTTCGTAAGCCTGCTGGCTCTTTTCTAGTGCAGTGAGTAGTCTTTTCAGGATGAGTATCAATATTTTCCCTATTATTAGCCATGGCGAAAAAAATTTCTTTCGGTTAGGAGGCgttttttctgagcttttttCATGTAGGCTCTCAACAAAAGCAGCAAACTGTTAACACAGATTTTCATTAGCGATAATAAGCCTATTTTGTGATATGATCAGCacaaaaattagtttaaatctAAGAAAGAATAGTGAAGCAAAAACAACACCaagtttttacgtggttttgtagttaactctgcatagtccacaagtcaatcttattcagattattCTAATACAAACTAGGGTTCTTTTCTCGCAAGAATTTTTCATCCATTTTCTTGTACATTCTACCCCTATTTATAGTAGCATAGGGTGCCAGTTAATTACATTCAGATACGAATCTCATAACAATATTTCCCCGAAATTGTGCGCTCTAATTATGCCCCATGTAAATAAAGTcagttattatttgaaaatcatacaGATGTGATTTAATCGCTTTTAAAGGGTCAATGCTGACATGGATTTAGATACGCTGGAAAGTGTATTTCACTAGGGCATCTTACTGGGAACTTGAATATCAACAATAACCCTAACAGCGAGCTGGAGCTTGTCCCATATCTTTCCGAGGTTGATAATGCAAATCCTGTCGTTCCTGCAATTGAAGACCTAACGCTCCATCTGacaatcgcagttcttggtGACAAGGTGAACTTCGGTAGCcaacatcatttgaatgtcaACTTCGTTCTGAGAGAGCTAACTTGACAGAGCAGTCATCTCATTGAAAGATGTCTGGAGATGATTAGTGAAGGTACCAAGAGTATGCCTTCCTATAGCGAGATGGGTGTCTCGCTAATCGTTATCCATGTTCTTCAAGCTATTATACTTAGtaagtataatatatattttacgcTAAGTGTTCTAACAGCCAAAACTTCTTGTTAACACCTTTTTACACATAGCGAGGTTGATTCCTTGCTATGCATTATCGATGTCATCCTTACGATTACGTCCTCTAAAACGAAAAGGTTTCTCGTCAATAGGTGAATTAATAGTTTATACATCTTGGTCTTGCTTAAGACTATACAGTCAGTGAGTTATATGTATGCTCTATTAACTTcgcatttaatgagttattctattTAGTATCTTTTAATATAATTTCCTTTATATTTCTTGATTCGTATTCTCCAAGGTTGACGTGTGTCATCTTCTTAAGTGTCAgccgaatttcgggtataacattTGAAGACACTATTTGtttcatttttgaaaaaattatgcaCTAAACTGGTTAAAAAGAGGTTCTggaaataaatagaatattttttgaatttttgatgtgGAACTTTTTTCaccaattataaatatattctttactGACccttaattttcattatttataaaataattaagattTGATTGTTTACTTTTGATTGTTTATGATTTAATATACCTTTCTAAAATTTAATGATATTTTCAtagaaagatattttttttctctctcttctcttttcattTTAGATTCAATgggaaaatgaaaagaaaaactaaaCTAGCTTACAAATGATGACAATGACAATGTTTGAAGCGTCTTAACTTTGTAAAAGGTTTCATTTTTCATAATTTGAAGATTGACTCCAAGATATTGCTAAGGAGATCATGTAAAGAATTGGATGAGTAGAGTGAATTggctaattattatatattttttgaatgtATATGATATCCACGAAGGATTCTTTTGgatttgtttttttatatttcttaaaatttacATTGAAGTATGAACTTACTGcgagttccttgatgtctttccagaagTTTTACCGGGATTGCCTCCTACCCAGGAGATTGAGTTTGTTATTGAGTTGGTTCCGGGACCGGATCTAGTATCTAAAGCACCGTatcgaatggctccagcagaattgaaagaattgaagatacaattaCAAGAGTTACTAAATTTGGGATTCATTAGACtgagctactcaccttggggtgctccggtgttatttgtgaaaaagaaagacgggactctgcgaatgtgtattgattatcgagagttgaacaagcttactatcaagaacaagtatcctttgtctcgaattgatgatctgtttgatcaactgaaggggaagacagtcttttccaagatcgaccttcgctcaggctatcatcagctgagaattggagaggaagatatcccgaaaactgcgttccgtactcggtatgaacattatgaattccttgtGATGTGTTTTGGACTCACCAATGCCCACGGCGGCAttcatggatcttatgaatagggtattcaaggattaccTGGATAGATGTGTGATCATAtttattgatgacattttgGTGTACTCCAAGTTAGAAGAAGAGCATGAATTGCATCTCAGAGCAGTTTTGCAACGATTACGAGATCATAAGCTTTACgctaaattcaaaaagtgtgaattctagttatctcgtgtctcatttttgggacacatagtggataaagatgggatcatggtggattcggctaaaattgaagctgttcgggattggccaacaCCAAAATCAGCTACTGAGGTTAGAAGCTTtctgggattagctgggtattatcgtcGGTTTCTTAAGAGTTTTTCAAAGATTGCCGCACCTttaacggagctgacccgaaagaacttgaagtttgtttggacagatcggtgtgagaaaagtttcctagAGTTAAAGCAGCGCTTGATTATCGCTTTGGTCCTAGcccttccttcagataaggaaaagtttgtggtttattatgatgcctcgagacaaggTCTCGGCTATGTGCTTATGCAAGCTGGaaaggtaatagcttatgcttctcggcagttaaaggagtacgagcagaggtaccctactcacgatttagaactcgcagcagtggttTTTGTGCTAAAGATTTTGCGGCATTACctatatggcgagaaatgtgcgatatacactgatcataaaagtctaaaATACTTCTTCACGCAGAGagatctgaatatgagacaaagacgctggctagagttggtgaaggattatgattgtgaaatcCTTTATCACCCTAGTAAAGCCAACGTGGTTGCTGATGCCTTGAGCAGAAAGGGACAGAGTCAGATAAATATGGTGAAACAAATCTCCCAGCAACTAGCAAATGAGATGACCCGAGCTAtgattgagttggttgtagggAAGttagctaatattaccctgcaatctacTCTTTTAGAGTGAATTAAAGAGTGCAAATGCAAGATCCAGAATTGGTAAAAACCCGAGATAGGGTTTTGGCTGGAAAGACTAGTGATTTTTCAGTGGATGAAATAAGAATGTTGCGATTCGGAAATcgtgtttgtgtgcctatggatgatTGTATCAAAAGAGAGATAATGGATGAGTCTCatacgactccttattcagttcatccagggtcaacaAAAATGTATCAAGACCTAAAGGCCATGttctggtggccaggcatgaagaatgacattgCTGAGTATGTTGCTAAATGTCTTACCTGTCAGCAAgtaaaggctgaacatcagaggcctgcagggttgctgcagccATTGAAcataccagagtggaaatgggaagatattgctatggactttgtggtaggtatgcctaaaACCAGGGGACATTTTGACTccgtgtgggtcatagtggacaggtttacaaagtcagcgCATTTTctacctgttcggacgaatttctccattgaccagtatgctgagttatatgtcagagaaattgttagtcttcatggtgtcccaaagtccattgtttcggatagagatctgaagtttacatcgagattctaggagagtctgcatcgagctatgggtactcaTTAAAGTTCAGCActgcatttcatcctcagacagatgggcgATCCGAGAGAACTATTCAGAtcttagaagacatgctacgagcATGTGTGCTTtactttgaaggatcatgggtaaagtacttacccctgatcgagttctcttataacaatagctatcaggcaacaattgGGATGGTCCCTTATGAGCTtttgtatggaagaaaatgtaggTCACCtgttcactgggatgaagtaggtgaaagaaagttcttgggtcccgaggtTGTTCAAAGAACGAGTGAAGCAGTTGGcaagattagagcgcgaatgctcgcggctcagagtagacagaagagttatgctgatCTAAAGCATCGGGATATAGATTTTCAGATATGGGACATGGTATTTCaccgaatatctccgatgaaacactactagaaaattgggttttagtgacacacattgagtAACTCTAAAAGTCTACAGTGACACTTCAACACGCGTCACTAATGAGGCTGACTGGAAAAGTAGTTTTTAGTGACGCTCCAAACGTGTCACTTAATGCTTTTGCACTCATTGTCTGCGCGTCACTATAGGGGTACAGTGTCAGGTTTTGTCAGACTAGAAAAGCAACAACCACTTACATGGAGTGTCACTATatcctatttttctttttttattaatatttttagagatatagtgacacaccAAAAGTGCCTctacattatatatttttttaaaaaaatatataataattaattattttaattcaaattttatatattataaataataatttatattaattatatacaaatacaattaaatataacaatagtaattttaattgactaaatataaaatttatataaattagacCATTATAATAATTCACGTCAACACAACtaataaatattacatattaattcattataccaataaattcataactataaaattatataataactattggtctattaaaacaaaaaaacaactaaataaCCGATAACATATCACTTGTCCATTGgtctattaaaataaaaaaaacaactaacgtCAGTAAGTTTGAATAACCGATAACATCTCACTTGCCCAATGCTCTTTCACTTCATCAATTTATTCTTCTGTATAATTTGCATCACTGAACTACaaaatttaaagataaataatatatcaattaaaGTTATCATCATATGCATtcttgataataataataataataataataatgtatgaCATATTTATATAGTTTGTATGTTAATGTACCTCGGCCAAAAAGTGTTTCCGGTTCAAAGCTTGAATTAAATCTTTCATCATCTTCACTACATAATATCCACATTCGGTGTCTTCCAGTTGATGTGGACACTAAAgatttttcttcaaattaacaaagatcttaataaaatataatttaaatttttttttaaaaaaaaaagaatacgtACAGTTGGGCGTCGAACTTTTAGCTTCGGTGGAATTTGTTTCCTTATAGCCCTGTATTAAGTTTGAAATGTCAATGTGACCGTCTCTCTAATATCAGGTCGATTACTCAATTGTGAGTTTTTAGGATCCATGTAACATAACCAATAAGAGTCAGGCACCAATAATATCAACATCAAATTCTCACTACATAATCCATCTATTATAGCaaacaaataatttaaacaatTCAATCAACATGCAATAAGTTTTCATCCTTATACCACCGCAACACAATCAAAttttcgcagaacctacttcactaaggGATACAAGTTAGAAACCTTCCGTTATCACCGCAATACACAATTAATATTCAAACCGacttcactatggatgaatatttatgatattcaaactcctctaacattggtataatattaattaacataaaaaaactaatatgcACACGTACCTCTTCTAATTTAAAATGATCACGTTAACTTTGTAACAATCCTTGCTAGTAACCAAAACACTAATAATAACAttgaaaaaaactattaaaatagGTAATAGAAATGACAATCATCATGATCaagctaataataataataataataaaaagtataGTTTTCTTTgcttattattttctttcttatgtTTGAGATTTGAAAATAGCactagaaaattattattttccaatAAAGTAATGATAAGAGAGGAGACAACATAGTATTAAACAAAATTTCATGTACACTTTCACTATCAAAAAAGGTCAAAACTTTATTagcttttctattattttattaaaactaaaattataatttataatatttattttctaaaagatTTTTATCatgctaaaaaatattttaattttcatatttagattAAAGCTCTAGATACAAAATAGAGTATacccaaattttaattaattttttactctttcaatttttttgagCTTGTACTcaacaaattaaattttaaaataatctaaaataacaaaagaaaaaaacataaataaaaaacaacataaataatctgaaattaaaaaacaaaattatatttagATTCAAGTTTTAAATGTAAAATTAGGGTATacctaaattttctattttgaaataatctaaaataacaaaaaaaaacataaataaaaaaaataacataaataatctaaaattaaaaaaaaaattatatttagattcaagttttaaatacaaaattaggGTATACTtaaattttaactaatttttttatcttgCAATTTTTTTGAGGTTACATACAACCCACATTATTTTAACATAAtctgaaatgaaaaaaaaaataaacgaaaaatgaaaattaaaaaaagataaaattgttACCTGGCATGGAGGAGCACGCAGCGCCTAAGATGGAGGAGCACCGGTCTCCGCCTGAGAGGGAGGAGCTCTGCGCTGGCctgagatgaagaagaaaaaaaaactaaatatttataaaaagaaactaaacaaaataaaaaaccatTACACTTACCTCCTTTGACCTTTGGAAGATAGTCTTTGATCTTGGAGGGTATCGCCGGTAGCAGGAACAAATTTTTTTTGGGTCTGAGTGGCTGGTATTGTGTGGGAGCAGTGGCCTGGTATGGTGGAGCTATTTTTTTAGGGGAGAAGCAAGCATATTGAGACGATATAATAAGGATGAAATAAAATGGGATTAGGGCTgatatgtattttcttttttttttaaataaaatggtATATGGTGACGCGCAAAGG from Cannabis sativa cultivar Pink pepper isolate KNU-18-1 chromosome 2, ASM2916894v1, whole genome shotgun sequence encodes:
- the LOC133034479 gene encoding uncharacterized protein LOC133034479, coding for MQDPELVKTRDRVLAGKTSDFSVDEIRMLRFGNRVCVPMDDCIKREIMDESHTTPYSVHPGSTKMYQDLKAMFWWPGMKNDIAEYVAKCLTCQQVKAEHQRPAGYQATIGMVPYELLYGRKCRSPVHWDEANIIDLNALIIDVQLDDYGEIA